Proteins encoded in a region of the Hemiscyllium ocellatum isolate sHemOce1 chromosome 10, sHemOce1.pat.X.cur, whole genome shotgun sequence genome:
- the kat14 gene encoding cysteine-rich protein 2-binding protein isoform X2: MKGKHPGWKRCRITVTNARNGYLQVVMLAMYNLSLEGTGRQGYFRWKEDICAFIDKHWAFLLGSRKKTSTWWSTVAGCLSVGSPMYFRSGAQQFGEPGWWKLVHNKPPVMRPEGERPSSTTLKARAVKPPLDPIITVEGLRKRVSRNPVETAMELKEKRSRTQEAKDIRRAQKEAATFIDRSTSSTPVKFCSRTRRSELILEKGEVIDFSSLSSSDRTPLTSPSPSPSLDFSAPGTPLSHSATPSLLSEADLIPDVMPPQALFHDDEEGDVDGVIDPGIEYVPPPNVTTATMIISRKKVKADEQIKCDVEEDEERAEKMEADIEEPEDAIELSQFSVRDRKKIQAEKVVEVPAPKCIALSMYDERLLLRRLESCPHAVALSLEAKRLRRKLLVRQAKKERGLPLFDLDQAVEAAVSLVGGQYGAKESDHAQIPMDVGTFRTTSQDFRILDRYQMSFSHMKGYQHQKTKFIHRLIGSGDMLMNQSIISPYTSRVLKPYIRRDFECNPPKLQLLAEIRAYPNRNDPTWKAEADAPVDYCYVCPNFIPTINSMCHEFFWPGIDLSESLQYPDFSVVVLYKKVIIGFGFMVPDVKYNQAYISFLLVHPEWRRAGIATFMIYHLIQTCMGKDVTLHVSASNSAMLLYQKFGFKAEEYILDFYDKYHPLDSKQCKHAFLLRLRR; the protein is encoded by the exons GTTGTGATGTTGGCCATGTACAATCTATCATTGGAAGGAACTGGTCGCCAAGGTTACTTTCGCTGGAAGGAAGATATTTGTGCTTTTATTGACAAACACTGGGCCTTCTTATTGGGAAGCAG GAAAAAGACTTCAACCTGGTGGAGCACTGTGGCAGGCTGCCTGTCTGTGGGAAGCCCCATGTATTTCCGATCGGGTGCTCAGCAGTTTGGCGAACCAGGCTGGTGGAAACTGGTCCATAACAAGCCTCCTGTCATGAGGCCAGAAGGAGAGAGGCCATCGAGCACAACACTGAAGGCAAGAG CTGTTAAGCCTCCTTTGGATCCAATTATTACAGTGGAAGGACTTCGAAAACGAGTGAGTCGGAACCCTGTAGAAACAGCTATGGAATTAAAAGAGAAACGATCCCGGACTCAGGAAGCTAAGGACATTCGGCGTGCTCAAAAGGAAGCTGCTACATTCATTGACAGGAGCACGTCATCAACCCCAGTAAAGTTCTGCAGCCGAACTCGTAGGTCAGAACTGATCCTGGAAAAAGGAGAAGTAATCGACTTTTCCTCCCTGAGCTCTTCAGATCGGACTCCACTTACTAgcccctctccatccccctcactggatttttcagctcctgggaccCCACTATCTCATTCAGCTACTCCTAGTCTTTTGTCTGAGGCAGATCTCATTCCTGATGTCATGCCTCCCCAAGCACTGTTTCATG ATGATGAAGAGGGTGATGTGGATGGTGTTATTGATCCTGGAATAGAATATGTACCACCTCCCAATGTGACCACTGCCACCATGATCATAAGCAGGAAGAAAGTAAAGGCAGATGAACAAATCAAGTGTGATGTGGAGGAGGATGAGGAGAGAGCTGAGAAAATGGAAGCTGATATTGAAGAACCTGAGGATGCCATTGAACTGTCTCAATTTAGCGTTCGAGACAGGAAAAAAATCCAGGCAGAGAAAGTTGTAGAGGTGCCTGCTCCCAAGTGTATTGCCCTCAGTATGTATGATGAGAGACTTCTACTCCGAAGGCTAGAATCTTGTCCCCATGCAGTAGCCTTAAGTTTAGAGGCCAAGCGACTGCGCCGCAAACTGCTCGTGAGACAGGCCAAAAAGGAACGTGGTTTGCCCCTCTTTGACCTGGATCAAGCTGTTGAAGCTGCAGTGTCATTGGTTGGTGGGCAGTATGGAGCAAAGGAAAGTGACCATGCCCAGATACCAATGGATGTTGGGACCTTTCGGACCACTAGTCAAGACTTCCGGATTTTGGACCGGTACCAG ATGTCTTTCTCACACATGAAAGGATATCAACATCAAAAGACAAAGTTTATACACCGACTGATTGGATCAGGAGACATGTTAATGAACCAAAGCATCATCAGCCCCTACACTTCGCGAGTCCTCAAaccatatatcag GCGTGACTTTGAAtgcaatccacctaaactacaaCTACTGGCCGAAATCCGGGCCTATCCAAACCGGAATGATCCTACTTGGAAAGCAGAAGCTGATGCCCCTGTTGATTACTGCTACGTCTGCCCTAATTTTATTCCTACAATAAACTCAATGTGCCATGAATTCTTCTGGCCAG GCATTGACTTGTCAGAGAGCCTACAATACCCAGATTTCAGTGTTGTTGTCCTCTACAAAAAAGTTATTATTGGCTTTGGCTTCATGGTTCCTGATGTGAAGTACAATCAGGCATACATTTCTTTCCTGCTGGTTCACCCAGAATGGAGGAGAGCTGGGATTGCAACCTTCATGATTTACCACCTCATTCAG ACTTGCATGGGAAAGGATGTGACTCTCCATGTCTCAGCCAGTAACTCTGCTATGCTGTTGTATCAGAAGTTTGGGTTCAAGGCCGAAGAATACATCTTGGATTTCTATGACAAGTACCATCCCTTGGATAGTAAGCAGTGCAAACATGCATTTCTGCTCAGATTGCGAAGGTGA